A window of Castanea sativa cultivar Marrone di Chiusa Pesio chromosome 1, ASM4071231v1 contains these coding sequences:
- the LOC142639975 gene encoding uncharacterized protein LOC142639975 gives MAGMLPGVECARKRRFHQSVAGGPESANLAANGGTRRSYLSLYPTNNETHHTTFSLKQHQAYQDVELGGVAKEARERLDERLKLRTQRKSDTKRDNSNIKGCLRCVEELQRDKELYESKKSGSKLLNWAKFSWNVSVEGKCAVCI, from the exons ATGGCTGGAATGCTACCTGGTGTTGAATGTGCCCGAAAGAGACGGTTCCATCAGAGCGTTGCAGGAGGCCCGGAATCAGCAAATTTGGCTGCCAATGGTGGAACAAGGCGGTCCTATCTTTCGTTATACCCTACCAACAATGAAACCCATCATACCACTTTTTCTTTAAAG CAACACCAAGCGTATCAGGATGTGGAATTGGGAGGAGTAGCTAAAGAGGCTAGGGAAAGATTAGATGAAAGGCTGAAACTCAGAACACAAAGAAAATCCGACACCAAAAG GGATAACAGTAACATCAAAGGCTGCTTGAGGTGTGTGGAGGAGTTGCAGAGAGATAAAGAGTTGTACGAGTCAAAGAAGAGTGGCTCAAAGCTGTTAAATTGGGCGAAATTTAGCTGGAATGTTTCGGTAGAAGGCAAATGCGCTGTTTGCATTTGA